In Rhodoferax koreense, a genomic segment contains:
- a CDS encoding C40 family peptidase yields MTKWLAALLLVCSTAHASPALPTQDEIDKILADRGLLTQTFGQLEQVRQSVSDKATDLVSNAMGFLGVPYKRGGNSAESGFDCSGFVRAMYEQTVGMVLPRRAKEQAAATDRIDKNDLQPGDLVFFNTMRRAFSHVGIYVGDGKFIHAPRSGSEVRVEDMRQSYWQRRFDGARRVIEGSREPQASAP; encoded by the coding sequence ATGACCAAATGGCTAGCTGCTCTTCTTCTCGTCTGCTCCACGGCCCACGCCTCACCAGCGCTTCCCACCCAAGATGAAATCGACAAGATCCTCGCCGACCGCGGTTTGTTGACGCAGACCTTCGGCCAGCTCGAACAGGTCCGCCAGTCGGTCAGCGACAAGGCGACCGACCTGGTGAGCAACGCCATGGGCTTCCTGGGCGTTCCCTACAAGCGCGGCGGAAACTCCGCCGAGTCCGGGTTCGATTGCAGCGGCTTCGTGCGCGCCATGTACGAACAGACCGTGGGCATGGTGCTGCCGCGCCGCGCCAAGGAACAGGCGGCCGCCACCGACCGCATCGACAAGAACGACCTGCAGCCTGGTGACCTGGTGTTCTTCAACACCATGCGTCGCGCTTTCAGCCACGTCGGCATCTATGTCGGCGACGGCAAGTTCATCCACGCACCCCGCAGTGGCTCCGAGGTGCGCGTGGAGGACATGCGTCAGTCGTACTGGCAGCGCCGCTTCGACGGGGCGCGGCGCGTCATCGAAGGCAGCCGAGAGCCTCAAGCCTCGGCGCCTTGA
- a CDS encoding CbtA family protein, which translates to MLFQRLIWCALAVAVLLGSAQSVLQRFQTVPIILAAEVFEGEKVEPVQATAHEHEAAHEHGAEEWAPAEGLERTGWTWVANVLHAFSMALLALAAMGLWTYRRGANTGAFKLAFAVAASGWLSLHFWPSLGLHAEVPGMDAAALGARQGWWVLAAACAALACGITAFATRVWRFVAAVAFLALPFLVGAPQHTGDALAGFSGAAHAQLEELGRQFIWATTWLSLSFWALMGLLCAVVYARWLKPVLAAPQLEATVA; encoded by the coding sequence ATGTTGTTCCAACGTCTGATCTGGTGTGCCCTGGCCGTGGCGGTATTGCTCGGCAGCGCACAGAGCGTGTTACAGCGCTTCCAGACCGTCCCGATCATTTTGGCGGCCGAAGTCTTCGAAGGTGAAAAGGTCGAGCCCGTGCAGGCCACGGCGCATGAACACGAAGCGGCACACGAACACGGCGCCGAGGAATGGGCGCCGGCCGAAGGCCTGGAGCGCACCGGCTGGACCTGGGTGGCCAACGTGTTGCACGCGTTCAGCATGGCCCTGCTGGCACTCGCGGCCATGGGGCTGTGGACCTACCGACGCGGCGCGAACACAGGCGCGTTCAAACTGGCCTTCGCGGTGGCCGCCTCGGGCTGGCTGAGCCTGCATTTCTGGCCATCGCTGGGCCTGCATGCCGAAGTGCCGGGCATGGATGCGGCTGCGCTCGGCGCGCGCCAGGGCTGGTGGGTGCTGGCGGCGGCGTGCGCGGCGCTGGCCTGCGGCATCACTGCCTTCGCCACGCGGGTGTGGCGCTTCGTCGCAGCCGTGGCCTTTCTCGCGCTGCCGTTCCTGGTCGGCGCGCCGCAGCACACGGGCGACGCGCTGGCGGGTTTCAGCGGCGCGGCGCACGCGCAACTCGAGGAACTCGGTCGCCAATTCATCTGGGCCACGACCTGGCTGTCTCTGTCGTTCTGGGCGCTGATGGGGCTGTTGTGCGCCGTGGTCTATGCGCGCTGGCTCAAGCCGGTGCTGGCCGCACCGCAGTTGGAGGCCACTGTCGCCTGA
- a CDS encoding CbtB domain-containing protein, with protein sequence MTTPPLAPSRPRVVTTSSVLMQLAGAAGLGLVLLYGVAFADSPVLHNAAHDVRHVTVKPCH encoded by the coding sequence ATGACGACACCGCCTCTTGCTCCCAGCCGACCACGGGTGGTCACCACCAGCAGCGTGCTGATGCAGCTCGCCGGCGCAGCCGGCCTCGGCCTGGTACTGCTCTATGGCGTGGCTTTTGCTGACAGCCCGGTGCTGCACAATGCCGCGCACGACGTGCGCCACGTCACCGTCAAACCCTGCCATTGA
- the fusA gene encoding elongation factor G, whose protein sequence is MSRKTPIERYRNIGISAHIDAGKTTTTERILFYTGVNHKIGEVHDGAATMDWMEQEQERGITITSAATTAFWKGMAGNYPEHRINIIDTPGHVDFTIEVERSMRVLDGAVMVYDAVGGVQPQSETVWRQANKYKVPRLAFVNKMDRVGADFFRVQKQIGDRLKGVAVPLQIPVGAEENFHGVVDLVKMKAIWWDDASQGVKFEYQDIPAELQATAKVWHDKMVEAAAEASEELLDKYLAGTPLTEQEIKTAIRQRTVAGEIVPMFCGSAFKNRGVQALLDAVVDYMPSPLDVPAILGHTEDDAEAERHPSDEEPFSALAFKIMTDPFVGQLTFFRVYSGVVKTGDTVYIPGKQRKERLGRILQMHANTRAEIKEVFAGDIAAAVGLKDVTTGDTLSATDQIIMLEKMVFPEPVISQAVEPKTKADQEKMGIALNRLAQEDPSFRVRTDEESGQTIIAGMGELHLEILVDRMRREFGVEATVGRPQVAYRETIKQAVTDVEGKFIKQSGGRGQYGHAVINLEPSEQGKGYEFVDAIKGGVVPREYIPAVDKGIQESLKAGVLAGYPVVDVKATLVFGSYHDVDSNENAFRMAGSLAFKEAMKRAKPVLLEPMMAVEVETPEDFTGNVMGDLATRRGMVQGMDDMPGGSGKLVQAEVPLSEMFGYSTTLRSLSQGRASYTMEFKHYAEAPADVVQAIVRGKS, encoded by the coding sequence ATGTCACGCAAAACACCCATCGAAAGATACCGCAACATCGGCATCAGCGCCCACATCGACGCTGGCAAGACCACCACCACCGAACGCATCCTGTTCTACACCGGTGTCAATCACAAGATTGGCGAAGTGCACGATGGGGCCGCCACCATGGACTGGATGGAGCAGGAGCAGGAACGCGGCATCACCATCACCTCCGCCGCCACCACGGCGTTCTGGAAGGGCATGGCCGGCAACTATCCGGAACACCGCATCAACATCATCGATACCCCCGGCCACGTGGACTTCACGATCGAGGTCGAACGCTCCATGCGCGTGCTCGACGGCGCCGTCATGGTGTATGACGCCGTGGGCGGCGTGCAGCCGCAGTCCGAAACCGTCTGGCGCCAGGCCAACAAGTACAAGGTGCCGCGCCTCGCGTTCGTCAACAAGATGGACCGCGTGGGCGCCGACTTCTTCCGTGTGCAGAAGCAGATCGGCGACCGCCTGAAAGGCGTGGCCGTGCCGCTGCAGATCCCCGTGGGCGCCGAGGAGAACTTCCACGGCGTGGTCGACCTCGTGAAGATGAAGGCGATCTGGTGGGACGACGCCAGCCAGGGCGTGAAGTTCGAATACCAGGACATCCCGGCCGAACTGCAGGCAACGGCGAAAGTCTGGCACGACAAGATGGTCGAGGCCGCCGCCGAGGCCAGCGAGGAACTGCTGGACAAATACCTGGCCGGTACGCCGCTGACCGAGCAGGAAATCAAGACCGCCATCCGCCAGCGCACCGTGGCCGGCGAGATCGTGCCCATGTTCTGCGGCAGCGCGTTCAAGAACCGCGGCGTGCAGGCCCTGCTCGACGCGGTCGTCGACTACATGCCTTCGCCGCTCGACGTGCCGGCCATCCTGGGCCACACGGAAGACGACGCCGAGGCTGAACGCCATCCTTCCGACGAGGAGCCGTTCTCCGCGCTCGCCTTCAAGATCATGACCGACCCCTTCGTCGGCCAACTGACCTTCTTCCGCGTCTATTCGGGCGTGGTGAAGACCGGCGACACGGTCTACATCCCCGGCAAGCAGCGCAAGGAGCGGCTGGGCCGCATCCTGCAGATGCATGCCAACACCCGCGCGGAGATCAAGGAAGTGTTCGCCGGCGACATCGCTGCGGCCGTGGGCCTGAAGGACGTGACCACAGGCGACACGCTGTCGGCCACTGACCAAATCATCATGCTGGAGAAGATGGTGTTCCCCGAGCCCGTGATCTCGCAGGCCGTAGAGCCGAAGACGAAGGCCGACCAGGAAAAGATGGGGATTGCGCTCAATCGACTGGCGCAGGAAGACCCGTCGTTCCGCGTGCGCACCGACGAGGAATCCGGCCAGACCATCATCGCCGGCATGGGCGAGCTGCATCTGGAGATCCTCGTGGACCGCATGCGTCGCGAGTTCGGCGTCGAAGCCACCGTGGGCCGGCCGCAGGTGGCCTACCGCGAGACCATCAAGCAGGCCGTGACCGATGTCGAAGGCAAGTTCATCAAGCAGTCGGGGGGCCGAGGCCAGTACGGGCATGCGGTGATCAACCTCGAACCGTCGGAACAGGGCAAGGGCTACGAGTTCGTCGACGCCATCAAGGGTGGCGTCGTGCCGCGCGAGTACATCCCGGCGGTGGACAAGGGCATCCAGGAAAGCCTGAAGGCCGGTGTGCTTGCGGGATACCCGGTGGTGGACGTGAAGGCCACGCTGGTGTTCGGCTCCTACCACGACGTGGACTCGAACGAGAACGCGTTCCGCATGGCCGGCTCGCTGGCTTTCAAGGAAGCCATGAAGCGCGCCAAGCCGGTGCTGCTGGAGCCGATGATGGCCGTCGAGGTGGAGACACCGGAGGACTTCACCGGCAACGTGATGGGCGACCTGGCGACAAGGCGCGGCATGGTGCAGGGCATGGACGACATGCCGGGCGGCAGTGGCAAGCTGGTGCAGGCCGAGGTGCCGCTGTCGGAGATGTTCGGCTATTCGACCACCCTGCGCTCGTTGAGCCAAGGCCGGGCCTCGTACACGATGGAGTTCAAGCACTACGCCGAAGCGCCGGCGGACGTGGTGCAGGCCATCGTGCGCGGCAAGAGCTGA